A stretch of the Bradyrhizobium arachidis genome encodes the following:
- the murG gene encoding undecaprenyldiphospho-muramoylpentapeptide beta-N-acetylglucosaminyltransferase, whose product MDTSPLILLAAGGTGGHLFPAEALGVELIRRGFRVRLVTDERALKYSGLFTKDMIDVVASETARGRNPLQLAHAALTLATGTLSAFNLMRRLKPVAVIGFGGYPTLPPLIAARLAGVPGIIHDANAVLGRANRFLSRHVRAIATSLPGVLDRDPALAGKTTTVGTPMRPAILAAAAVKYAAPETGGPFRLLVVGGSQGARIMADIVPGAIERLEPVLWSRLVLTQQVREEDMTRVRAVYDKLKIKAELAPFFTDLPARLASNHLVVSRSGAGTVAELAAIGRPSILVPLPGAIDQDQFANAGVLSQVGGALRIPQTEFSSDRLAAEISTLAAEPARLAAMAEAARSAGRLDAAERLADLVVKVAGI is encoded by the coding sequence ATGGACACATCCCCCTTGATTCTTCTCGCCGCGGGCGGCACCGGCGGCCATCTGTTTCCGGCCGAGGCGCTCGGCGTCGAATTGATCCGCCGCGGCTTTCGCGTGCGGCTGGTGACGGACGAGCGTGCGCTCAAATACAGCGGACTGTTCACAAAGGACATGATCGACGTCGTGGCAAGCGAGACGGCGCGCGGCCGTAACCCGCTTCAGCTTGCGCATGCCGCCCTTACGCTTGCCACCGGCACCTTGTCCGCGTTCAACCTGATGCGCCGCCTGAAGCCGGTGGCGGTGATCGGTTTTGGCGGCTATCCGACCCTGCCTCCGTTGATCGCGGCGCGGCTCGCCGGGGTGCCCGGTATCATCCACGATGCGAACGCGGTGCTCGGTCGCGCCAATCGCTTCCTGTCGCGCCATGTGCGCGCCATCGCGACCTCCTTGCCGGGCGTGCTCGATCGCGATCCCGCCTTGGCCGGCAAGACCACGACGGTCGGCACGCCGATGCGGCCCGCGATCCTAGCCGCGGCTGCGGTGAAGTACGCGGCGCCCGAGACCGGCGGGCCGTTCCGGCTCCTCGTCGTCGGCGGCAGCCAGGGCGCGCGCATCATGGCCGACATCGTGCCAGGCGCGATCGAACGCCTCGAGCCAGTGCTGTGGAGCCGGCTGGTCCTGACCCAGCAGGTGCGCGAGGAGGACATGACGCGCGTCCGCGCCGTCTACGACAAGCTCAAGATCAAGGCCGAGCTTGCGCCGTTCTTCACCGATCTGCCGGCGCGGCTCGCTTCGAACCATCTGGTGGTGTCGCGCTCCGGCGCCGGCACGGTCGCCGAGCTCGCCGCCATCGGCCGGCCCTCCATCCTGGTGCCGCTGCCGGGCGCGATCGACCAGGACCAGTTCGCCAATGCCGGCGTGCTGTCGCAGGTGGGCGGCGCGCTGCGGATACCGCAGACCGAGTTCAGCTCCGACCGGTTGGCCGCCGAGATTTCCACATTGGCCGCCGAGCCGGCGCGCCTCGCCGCGATGGCGGAGGCCGCCCGCAGCGCCGGTCGGCTGGATGCCGCCGAGCGTCTGGCCGATCTGGTGGTCAAAGTCGCGGGAATCTGA
- the mraY gene encoding phospho-N-acetylmuramoyl-pentapeptide-transferase encodes MFYWLIELSNTVPGFGAFRTLLNVFRYITFRTGGAVVTGALFVFLFGPWIIDHLRIRQGKGQPIRTDGPQSHLAKRGTPTMGGLMILSGLTVGTVLWCNPLNPYVWIVLAVTLGFGFVGFYDDYLKVTKQTSSGFGGKLRLCIEAIIALVACYALVRLNRDPASTALTIPFLKDTVLHFGWFFVVFGAFVIVGAGNAVNLTDGLDGLAIVPVMIATASFAMIAYLAGNAVFADYLQIKYVAGTGELAVLCGALLGAGLGFLWFNAPPASIFMGDTGSLALGGMLGAIAVAVKHEIVLAVIGGLFVLEAVSVIVQVVSFKLTGKRIFKMAPIHHHFEQLGWTEPQIVIRFWIISVMLALAGLSTLKLR; translated from the coding sequence ATGTTTTACTGGTTGATCGAACTCTCCAACACGGTTCCTGGCTTTGGTGCGTTTCGCACGCTCCTGAACGTCTTCCGCTACATCACGTTCCGCACAGGTGGCGCCGTGGTCACCGGTGCGCTGTTCGTGTTCCTGTTCGGGCCCTGGATCATCGATCATTTGCGCATCCGCCAGGGCAAGGGTCAGCCGATCCGCACCGACGGCCCGCAATCGCATCTGGCCAAGAGGGGCACGCCCACCATGGGCGGGTTGATGATCCTGTCGGGTCTCACCGTCGGCACCGTGCTGTGGTGCAATCCGCTCAACCCCTATGTCTGGATCGTTCTCGCGGTGACGCTCGGTTTCGGCTTCGTCGGCTTCTATGACGATTACCTGAAGGTGACCAAGCAGACGTCGAGCGGTTTTGGCGGCAAGCTCCGCCTCTGCATCGAGGCCATCATCGCGCTGGTGGCCTGCTACGCCCTGGTGCGGTTGAACCGCGATCCCGCGTCCACCGCGCTGACAATTCCCTTCCTGAAAGACACCGTGCTGCATTTCGGCTGGTTCTTTGTCGTATTCGGCGCCTTCGTCATCGTCGGCGCCGGCAATGCGGTGAATCTCACCGACGGTCTCGACGGCCTCGCCATCGTGCCCGTGATGATCGCGACAGCGAGCTTTGCCATGATCGCCTATCTCGCCGGCAACGCCGTGTTCGCCGACTATCTCCAGATCAAATATGTCGCCGGCACCGGCGAGCTCGCCGTGCTGTGCGGAGCGCTATTGGGCGCGGGCCTCGGCTTCCTCTGGTTCAATGCGCCGCCGGCCTCGATCTTCATGGGCGACACCGGTTCGCTCGCGCTCGGCGGCATGCTGGGTGCGATCGCGGTCGCGGTGAAGCACGAGATCGTGCTCGCGGTCATCGGCGGCCTGTTCGTGCTGGAGGCCGTCTCCGTCATCGTGCAAGTCGTCTCGTTCAAGCTCACGGGAAAACGCATCTTCAAGATGGCCCCGATCCATCACCACTTTGAGCAACTGGGCTGGACCGAGCCGCAGATCGTGATCCGCTTCTGGATCATCTCGGTGATGCTGGCGCTCGCCGGCCTCTCCACGCTGAAGCTGCGGTGA
- the murD gene encoding UDP-N-acetylmuramoyl-L-alanine--D-glutamate ligase, translating to MIPVTSFAGKTVAVFGLGGSGLASCHALKAGGAEVIAGDDSADNVAKAARAGFVTADLRSVSWANFSALVLAPGVPLTHPAPHWSVLKAREAGVEVIGDIELFCRERRRHAPDAPFVAITGTNGKSTTTALIAHLTKVAGYDTQMGGNIGTAILSLEPPRMGRVHVIEMSSYQIDLTPSLDPSVGILLNVSEDHIDRHGTLAHYAAVKERLVAAVQARGTSIVGVDDGFCRDIADRLDRGGKNVVRISVKNPLASGIYVEHGTVVRASGGAKSEVAKLGGIGSLRGLHNAQNAACAAAAALAMGIGLDVLQNGLRSFPGLAHRMEQVGRRDNVLFVNDSKGTNADAAAHALSSFADIFWIAGGKPKMGGITSLTGFFPRIRKAYLIGEAAQEFAGTLGTQVAHEISQTLDVAVEHAARDAEASGLQEAVVLLSPACASFDQYRNFEIRGAKFRELVQALPGVKPAV from the coding sequence ATGATCCCCGTCACGTCCTTCGCGGGCAAGACCGTCGCCGTCTTCGGCCTCGGTGGCTCGGGGCTCGCGTCATGCCACGCGCTCAAGGCCGGCGGCGCCGAAGTGATCGCCGGCGATGACAGTGCTGACAACGTCGCCAAGGCCGCGCGGGCGGGCTTCGTCACCGCGGATCTGCGCAGCGTGTCGTGGGCGAACTTTTCAGCCCTCGTGCTCGCGCCCGGGGTGCCGCTCACCCATCCGGCACCGCACTGGAGCGTGCTGAAGGCGCGCGAAGCCGGCGTCGAGGTGATCGGCGACATCGAATTGTTCTGCCGCGAGCGTCGGCGCCACGCGCCCGATGCGCCATTCGTCGCCATCACCGGCACTAACGGCAAGTCGACCACGACGGCGCTGATCGCGCATCTCACAAAGGTTGCCGGCTACGACACCCAGATGGGCGGCAATATCGGCACCGCGATCCTGTCGCTGGAGCCACCGCGGATGGGCCGCGTCCATGTCATCGAGATGTCGTCCTACCAGATCGACCTCACGCCCTCGCTCGATCCGTCCGTCGGCATCTTGCTCAATGTCAGCGAAGACCATATCGACCGCCACGGCACGCTTGCGCATTATGCCGCGGTGAAGGAGCGCCTCGTCGCCGCTGTGCAGGCACGGGGCACCTCAATCGTCGGCGTCGACGACGGTTTTTGCCGCGACATCGCCGATCGGCTGGACCGCGGCGGCAAGAATGTCGTGCGGATCTCCGTGAAGAATCCGCTCGCGAGCGGCATCTATGTCGAGCACGGCACCGTCGTGCGCGCCTCCGGCGGCGCGAAGAGCGAGGTCGCAAAGCTCGGCGGCATCGGCTCGCTGCGCGGCTTGCACAATGCGCAGAACGCAGCCTGCGCTGCCGCTGCCGCACTCGCGATGGGCATCGGCCTCGACGTCTTGCAAAACGGCCTGCGCAGTTTTCCGGGGCTTGCGCACCGCATGGAGCAGGTCGGTCGCCGCGACAACGTGCTGTTCGTCAACGATTCCAAGGGCACCAACGCGGATGCCGCCGCGCACGCGCTGTCATCCTTCGCCGACATCTTCTGGATCGCCGGCGGCAAGCCGAAGATGGGCGGCATCACCAGTCTCACCGGTTTCTTCCCGCGCATCCGAAAGGCCTATCTGATCGGCGAGGCCGCGCAGGAGTTTGCGGGCACGTTGGGCACGCAGGTCGCTCACGAGATCAGCCAGACGCTCGACGTTGCCGTCGAACACGCCGCGCGCGACGCGGAAGCGTCCGGCTTGCAGGAGGCAGTCGTGCTGTTGTCGCCGGCCTGCGCCTCCTTCGACCAGTACCGCAATTTCGAGATCCGCGGCGCGAAGTTTCGCGAGCTGGTGCAGGCGCTGCCGGGTGTGAAGCCGGCGGTGTAA
- the ftsW gene encoding putative lipid II flippase FtsW, with translation MLSREERTPFSEWWWTVDKLLLGAIMALMLCGVILSLAASPPVATRIGLDPFHFFSRHVMFLAPSFMVLIGVSFLSPRAIRRSALVIFAVSIVLIVLTLAIGPEVKGSRRWITLLGVNIQASEAAKPSFVVIAAWLFAESTKRPEMPATSMAMVLLLMLVSLLVMEPDFGQTMLILMVWGALFFIAGMRMIWVAGLAGAAAAGLFSAYLFVPHVAGRIKRFMNPASGDTFQVDTAMEAFYNGGWLGLGPGEGIAKRSLPDSHTDFVFAVAAEEFGIVLCLAMLALFAFVVIRTLSRAYANEDMFSRFAASGLAILFGVQAAINMSVNLQLIPAKGMTLPFISYGGSSIVSLAYGVGMMLALTRLRPRTEVESIGRAEAMRSYA, from the coding sequence ATGCTCTCCCGCGAAGAACGCACCCCCTTTTCCGAGTGGTGGTGGACCGTCGACAAGCTGCTGCTCGGCGCCATCATGGCCCTGATGCTGTGCGGGGTCATCCTGTCGCTGGCGGCGAGCCCGCCGGTCGCGACCCGGATCGGGCTCGATCCGTTCCATTTCTTCAGCCGGCACGTGATGTTCCTGGCGCCGTCCTTCATGGTGCTGATCGGCGTCTCCTTCCTGTCGCCGCGTGCGATCCGTCGCTCTGCGCTGGTCATCTTTGCGGTCAGCATCGTCCTGATCGTGCTGACGCTCGCCATCGGCCCCGAGGTCAAGGGCTCGCGGCGCTGGATCACGCTACTCGGCGTCAACATCCAGGCCTCTGAAGCTGCAAAGCCATCGTTCGTCGTCATCGCGGCGTGGCTGTTTGCGGAGTCCACCAAGCGGCCGGAGATGCCGGCGACCTCGATGGCGATGGTGCTGCTGCTGATGCTGGTCTCGCTGCTGGTGATGGAGCCGGACTTCGGCCAGACCATGCTGATCCTGATGGTGTGGGGCGCGCTGTTCTTCATCGCGGGCATGCGCATGATCTGGGTGGCGGGCCTTGCCGGTGCGGCGGCAGCCGGCCTGTTCAGCGCCTATCTCTTCGTTCCCCACGTTGCGGGCCGCATCAAGCGCTTCATGAACCCGGCCTCCGGCGACACCTTTCAGGTCGATACCGCGATGGAAGCTTTCTACAACGGCGGCTGGCTAGGGCTGGGGCCGGGCGAGGGCATCGCAAAACGCAGCCTGCCGGACAGCCATACCGACTTCGTGTTCGCGGTCGCCGCCGAAGAGTTCGGCATCGTCCTGTGCCTTGCCATGCTGGCGCTGTTTGCCTTCGTCGTGATCCGCACGCTGTCGCGCGCCTATGCCAACGAGGACATGTTCTCGCGCTTTGCGGCCTCGGGCCTGGCGATCCTGTTCGGCGTGCAGGCCGCGATCAACATGTCGGTGAACTTGCAGCTCATCCCGGCGAAGGGCATGACGCTGCCCTTCATCTCCTACGGCGGCTCCTCCATCGTGTCGCTCGCCTATGGCGTCGGCATGATGCTGGCACTGACGCGGCTGCGACCGCGCACCGAGGTCGAGTCGATCGGCCGCGCCGAGGCGATGCGCAGCTACGCGTAG
- a CDS encoding DUF4279 domain-containing protein: MNRYRARLHLRLNHPTRDLSIVCNRLGLKPARIWKRGDERRTPKGNSLGGRRASSSCAIDFGPTSRKTVAKQIAAALERLEPHRAMLRRLSSTGGTASFSVGWFLDEDSGETFSSDLLRAMTRLQIALDLHAYLPDAVEPPEGILER; this comes from the coding sequence ATGAACCGGTATCGAGCCCGGCTTCATCTCAGATTGAATCATCCGACGCGCGATCTATCGATCGTCTGCAATAGGCTGGGATTGAAGCCGGCGCGTATTTGGAAGAGGGGGGATGAGCGACGGACACCAAAGGGAAATTCACTCGGAGGTAGGCGGGCTAGCTCTTCCTGTGCGATTGATTTCGGGCCGACGTCGCGAAAAACCGTGGCCAAGCAGATCGCGGCCGCGCTGGAGCGGCTTGAGCCTCATCGCGCAATGCTCCGGAGGCTGTCATCCACGGGCGGGACGGCTAGCTTTTCTGTCGGCTGGTTCCTCGATGAAGATTCAGGCGAGACATTCAGCAGCGATTTGCTTAGAGCGATGACGCGCCTGCAAATTGCGTTGGATCTGCATGCATACCTCCCTGATGCCGTCGAGCCGCCAGAGGGGATTTTGGAAAGATAA
- a CDS encoding UDP-N-acetylmuramoyl-L-alanyl-D-glutamate--2,6-diaminopimelate ligase, producing MKLRDLLGQDFLGNDAAIEPAAAALDVTGIALDSRVVKPGDLFFALAGHKTDGARFIEAAIAAGAVAVVGDHPPQGGCKVPFIVVSNPRRALALAAAKFFPRQPATIAAVTGTSGKTSVAAFTRQIWERLGHNSASIGTIGLVSPKRTVYGSLTTPDPIALHRQIDEIARDGVTHLAFEASSHGLDQYRLDGVRVSAGGFTNLTRDHMDYHPTVAHYLAAKLRLFRDLIPQGGAAVISADHECSAEAIKAARAKGLRVMAVGRNGDAGEGIRLVSAEVDGFAQKLAVEHRGKRYSIRLPLVGEFQIENALVSAGLAVGTGSDAANVFACLEHLEGAKGRLERVGERNGASIFVDYAHKPDALAKALQALRPYAKRKLIVVFGAGGDRDAGKRPIMGAIAAENADGVIITDDNPRSEKPEAIRAAILAEAKGAKEIGDRAEAIRAAIDDLQPGDALLIAGKGHESGQIVGDRVLPFSDHEAVAAALTTRGA from the coding sequence ATGAAACTGCGCGACCTCCTGGGTCAGGATTTTTTGGGCAATGATGCCGCAATCGAGCCTGCTGCCGCAGCGCTCGATGTGACGGGCATTGCGCTGGACAGCCGCGTGGTCAAGCCGGGCGATCTGTTTTTCGCGCTCGCAGGCCACAAGACCGACGGCGCGCGTTTCATCGAGGCTGCGATTGCGGCCGGCGCCGTTGCGGTGGTGGGTGATCATCCGCCACAGGGCGGCTGCAAGGTGCCGTTCATCGTGGTCTCCAATCCGCGCCGCGCGCTGGCGCTGGCGGCGGCCAAATTCTTCCCGCGCCAGCCCGCGACGATTGCGGCGGTGACCGGCACCAGCGGCAAGACGTCGGTCGCCGCCTTCACGCGGCAGATCTGGGAGCGGCTCGGGCACAACTCTGCGAGCATCGGCACCATCGGCCTCGTCTCGCCGAAACGCACGGTCTATGGCTCGCTGACGACGCCGGATCCGATCGCGCTGCATCGGCAGATCGACGAAATTGCGCGCGACGGCGTCACGCATCTGGCGTTTGAAGCATCCTCGCACGGGCTCGACCAGTATCGGCTCGACGGCGTACGCGTCTCCGCCGGCGGTTTCACGAACCTCACGCGCGATCACATGGATTATCATCCGACTGTCGCGCACTACCTTGCTGCCAAGCTTCGGCTGTTCCGCGATCTGATCCCGCAAGGTGGCGCAGCCGTGATCTCCGCCGATCATGAATGCTCGGCGGAAGCGATCAAGGCGGCACGCGCGAAGGGATTGCGCGTGATGGCGGTCGGCCGGAACGGCGATGCAGGCGAAGGCATTCGCCTTGTGAGTGCTGAAGTCGACGGCTTTGCGCAGAAGCTTGCTGTTGAGCATCGCGGCAAACGGTATTCGATCCGGCTGCCGTTGGTCGGCGAATTCCAAATCGAGAACGCGCTCGTGTCGGCCGGCCTTGCCGTCGGTACCGGCAGCGATGCGGCAAATGTGTTTGCGTGCCTCGAACATCTCGAAGGCGCCAAGGGCAGGCTGGAGCGCGTCGGAGAGCGCAATGGCGCGTCGATCTTCGTCGATTACGCCCACAAGCCCGATGCGCTCGCAAAAGCGCTTCAGGCGCTCCGACCCTATGCCAAGCGAAAGCTGATCGTCGTGTTCGGCGCGGGCGGGGATCGCGATGCCGGCAAGCGCCCGATCATGGGCGCGATCGCGGCCGAGAATGCCGACGGTGTCATCATCACCGACGACAATCCGCGCAGCGAGAAGCCGGAGGCCATTCGCGCCGCGATCCTCGCGGAAGCCAAGGGCGCCAAGGAAATCGGCGACCGCGCGGAGGCGATCCGCGCCGCAATCGATGATCTCCAGCCGGGCGATGCGCTGTTGATCGCCGGCAAGGGCCACGAGAGCGGGCAGATCGTCGGCGACCGCGTGCTGCCGTTCAGCGATCACGAGGCGGTCGCCGCCGCACTAACGACGAGGGGTGCATGA
- a CDS encoding penicillin-binding protein 2, with translation MSAKTPANAPAKRTDKPTEPWKQRLIRSLLYGRNVDRAAKARVRVGFAILAFAAIYSVIGGRLVMFAIGADSHGARRAASQDVIATARPDIIDRNGEILATDVKASSLFGEPRRIIDKDEAIELLTATVPDLDTGEVRERLSSRKGFVWLKREITPKQQQDIHKLGIPGIGFLRENKRVYPTGNEVAHLIGLVNIDNQGIAGMEKWLDTNGLADLHRAGFATDRLQKPIELSVDLRVEHALRDELLRAKEKYKAKAASGLVSNVKTGEIVALVSLPDFDPNNPKEAHDPDRINRLTTGVFEMGSTFKTLTLAMALDSGKASLNTLYDARGALHYGKFAIHDTHPLGRSISLAEVFTFSSNVGAARVALSQGVEAHRAFLKKVGQLDRLRTELPESASPIVPKRWGELNTITIAFGHGIAVAPLQAVMGINAMVNGGYLIPPTFLKRSEEDAKAVAKKVIRPETSEKIRYLMRLNAEVGTAKKADVAGYYIGGKTGTSEKVVGGRYSKKQVLNSFTAILPADNPQFQLLVMLDEPKAIPETMGFITSGWNAVPTGGKVIARIAPLLGIEPRFNLPPSDRLILATSRTTQ, from the coding sequence ATGAGCGCCAAGACTCCGGCCAACGCTCCGGCCAAGCGCACTGATAAGCCCACCGAGCCCTGGAAGCAGCGGCTGATCCGCAGCCTGCTCTACGGGCGCAACGTCGATCGCGCCGCGAAGGCGCGCGTGCGTGTCGGCTTTGCCATCCTCGCTTTCGCGGCGATCTATTCGGTGATCGGCGGCCGGCTCGTCATGTTCGCGATCGGCGCCGACAGCCACGGCGCACGCCGCGCCGCGTCGCAGGACGTGATCGCGACCGCGCGTCCCGACATCATCGATCGCAACGGCGAGATCCTCGCCACCGACGTCAAGGCATCGAGCCTGTTCGGCGAGCCGCGCCGCATCATCGACAAGGACGAGGCCATCGAGCTCTTGACCGCGACGGTGCCCGATCTCGACACCGGCGAGGTGCGCGAGCGGCTGTCGTCGCGAAAAGGCTTCGTGTGGCTGAAGCGCGAGATCACGCCGAAGCAGCAGCAGGACATCCACAAGCTCGGCATTCCCGGCATCGGCTTCCTGCGCGAGAACAAGCGCGTCTATCCGACCGGCAACGAGGTCGCCCACCTCATCGGTCTCGTCAACATCGACAACCAGGGCATCGCCGGCATGGAGAAGTGGCTCGACACCAACGGGCTCGCGGATCTCCACCGCGCCGGCTTTGCCACGGATCGCCTGCAAAAGCCGATCGAGCTGTCGGTCGATTTGCGCGTCGAGCATGCGCTGCGCGACGAATTGCTGCGAGCCAAGGAAAAGTACAAGGCGAAGGCGGCCTCCGGCCTCGTCTCCAACGTCAAGACCGGCGAGATCGTCGCGCTGGTGTCGCTGCCGGATTTCGATCCGAACAACCCGAAAGAGGCGCACGATCCCGATCGCATCAACCGTCTCACGACCGGCGTGTTCGAGATGGGCTCGACCTTCAAGACCCTGACGCTGGCGATGGCGCTGGACTCCGGCAAGGCCTCGCTCAACACGCTGTACGACGCACGCGGCGCGCTGCATTACGGCAAGTTCGCGATCCACGACACCCACCCGCTTGGACGCTCGATCTCGCTTGCGGAAGTGTTCACCTTCTCCTCCAACGTCGGTGCGGCGCGCGTTGCGCTGAGCCAGGGCGTCGAGGCACATCGCGCGTTCCTGAAGAAGGTCGGGCAGCTCGACCGCCTCCGCACAGAGCTGCCGGAGAGCGCTTCACCGATCGTGCCGAAACGCTGGGGCGAGCTCAACACCATCACCATCGCGTTCGGTCACGGTATCGCGGTGGCACCGCTGCAGGCGGTGATGGGCATCAATGCGATGGTCAATGGCGGCTATCTGATCCCGCCGACCTTCCTCAAGCGCTCCGAGGAAGACGCCAAGGCGGTGGCCAAGAAGGTGATCCGGCCCGAAACGTCGGAGAAGATCCGCTATCTGATGCGGCTCAACGCCGAGGTCGGAACCGCCAAGAAGGCTGACGTCGCCGGCTACTATATCGGCGGCAAGACCGGCACGTCCGAGAAGGTGGTCGGCGGCCGCTATTCCAAGAAGCAGGTGCTCAATTCCTTCACGGCGATCCTGCCGGCGGACAATCCGCAATTCCAGCTCCTGGTCATGCTGGACGAGCCGAAGGCGATCCCGGAGACCATGGGCTTCATCACCTCGGGCTGGAACGCGGTGCCGACGGGCGGCAAGGTGATTGCCCGGATTGCGCCGCTGCTCGGGATCGAGCCTCGCTTTAATCTGCCGCCGTCCGACCGCCTTATTCTTGCGACATCCAGGACAACCCAGTAA
- the murF gene encoding UDP-N-acetylmuramoyl-tripeptide--D-alanyl-D-alanine ligase — translation MSAPLWTVAEVARALGLTGSFPDTPIDFVTQDSRLVKPGSLFVALSGTPSGGFISSFASARDGWEFADKAEAAGAAAIIVPHEIAGLRIPQLIVKDTLIDGLWGLARAARARFKGEVIGLTGSAGKTSTKEYLAAYPNAYASPSSFNNFWGVPLTLVNARPDASLWVVEMGMNQTGEIARLSELTRPTVALVVNVQPVHLEKLGSLEAIRREKVSIAQGLPKDGVLVLPADIAAPEWSGKVVRFGEGTAVRELTHTPEGESWRVSAEIAGKTIDFSLTPGAPHRVQNALAALASIHGASLDASVLAARLDGVGIMTGRGVEQTVGGVTVIDDSFNGNPASMAAALESLKARPVTGGRRIAVLGDMLELGSDAPAYHKELAKYLSGIDGVYCVGPLMHNLHGLLPADKDLGWHDDPATLKPQAVAVLLKAGDVVVVKGSKKMFWVNKFVPALVAALQAKA, via the coding sequence ATGAGCGCGCCATTGTGGACGGTTGCCGAGGTCGCGCGTGCGCTGGGGCTGACGGGATCCTTTCCGGACACGCCGATCGATTTCGTGACCCAGGACAGCCGCCTGGTGAAGCCGGGCAGCCTGTTCGTTGCGCTCAGCGGCACGCCGAGCGGCGGCTTCATCTCCAGCTTCGCCAGCGCGCGCGACGGCTGGGAGTTTGCCGACAAGGCGGAGGCGGCCGGTGCCGCCGCGATCATCGTCCCGCACGAGATCGCGGGCCTCCGCATTCCCCAGCTCATCGTCAAGGACACGCTGATCGACGGCCTCTGGGGCCTCGCGCGCGCCGCCCGCGCGCGCTTCAAGGGCGAGGTGATCGGTCTCACCGGCAGTGCCGGCAAGACCAGCACCAAGGAATATCTCGCGGCCTATCCGAACGCCTATGCGAGCCCGTCGAGCTTCAACAATTTCTGGGGCGTGCCGCTGACGCTGGTCAACGCAAGGCCCGACGCCAGCCTCTGGGTCGTCGAGATGGGCATGAACCAGACCGGCGAGATCGCGCGGCTCAGCGAGTTGACGCGGCCGACGGTCGCGCTGGTCGTCAATGTGCAGCCGGTGCATCTGGAAAAGCTCGGCTCGCTCGAAGCCATCAGGCGCGAGAAGGTCAGCATCGCGCAGGGCCTGCCGAAAGACGGCGTGCTGGTGCTGCCGGCGGATATCGCCGCACCCGAATGGAGCGGCAAGGTTGTGCGCTTCGGCGAGGGCACTGCGGTGCGCGAACTGACGCATACCCCTGAGGGTGAGAGCTGGCGCGTGAGCGCCGAAATTGCAGGCAAGACCATCGATTTCAGCCTCACGCCCGGCGCGCCGCATCGCGTCCAGAACGCACTTGCCGCGCTCGCCTCGATCCATGGCGCGAGCCTCGACGCATCAGTGCTTGCAGCGCGGCTCGACGGCGTCGGCATCATGACCGGACGCGGCGTCGAGCAGACCGTCGGCGGCGTCACCGTGATCGACGACAGCTTTAACGGCAATCCCGCCAGCATGGCGGCGGCGCTGGAAAGCCTGAAAGCGCGCCCGGTGACCGGCGGTCGCCGCATCGCAGTGCTCGGCGACATGCTCGAGCTCGGCAGCGATGCGCCGGCCTATCACAAGGAGCTCGCCAAATATCTTTCCGGGATTGACGGCGTCTACTGCGTCGGTCCCCTGATGCACAACCTCCATGGCCTGCTGCCGGCGGATAAGGACCTCGGCTGGCACGACGACCCTGCGACACTGAAGCCCCAGGCCGTAGCAGTGCTGCTGAAGGCAGGCGATGTCGTGGTTGTCAAGGGCAGCAAGAAGATGTTCTGGGTCAACAAGTTTGTGCCGGCCCTAGTGGCCGCGTTGCAGGCAAAGGCGTAA